A region of Tenuifilum sp. 4138str DNA encodes the following proteins:
- a CDS encoding SusD/RagB family nutrient-binding outer membrane lipoprotein, whose amino-acid sequence MKKVNKTIKITAIATLMLMVSCEISEVNINPNSPTQVPENVILPFAEESIARLMAGSGQVMSGIFVQYYEGIDNHPRQVQQYVVNEALYVEWDWNDYYDGPMINLKKMIEVAKGNGNFYYVGIGNTLLALCLGNVTSLWGDIPYSEALDGANNKSPKFDTQKSIYEAIQTLLDTAIVNFNKSYNGRKPTTDDILFGGDIAKWKKVAYALKARYYMHLTKRAAELDFNPAQKALEACQNAISSSSDDMLFPYGYSASEYNPFYSFARLGYIIPNISFTSLLSALNDPRKDFYYKKKFGLANLENSYFTSPNSPVFMITYHELKFIEAEARLRLDENDPLAQTALQDATRANLNKICGDAVPQATIDSYVTANANLTGDFENKLKTIIRQKYIAMFASIESWTDYRRTGYPVLTPNPNGDNPQNPGGAIPRRLAYPQTERLYNKNFPTPLPTLQDRFWWDE is encoded by the coding sequence ATGAAAAAGGTAAATAAAACAATAAAAATCACTGCAATTGCTACACTAATGCTAATGGTATCGTGCGAGATTAGCGAAGTGAATATCAATCCCAATAGTCCAACACAAGTACCCGAGAACGTAATACTACCATTTGCCGAGGAAAGCATTGCCCGGTTAATGGCTGGCTCAGGCCAGGTAATGTCAGGTATATTTGTGCAGTACTACGAGGGTATTGATAACCACCCCCGACAGGTGCAGCAGTATGTTGTAAACGAAGCTCTTTACGTTGAATGGGACTGGAACGACTACTACGATGGGCCCATGATTAATCTGAAGAAAATGATTGAAGTAGCCAAGGGTAACGGTAACTTTTACTATGTTGGCATTGGGAATACCCTATTAGCCCTTTGCCTAGGAAATGTTACATCGCTTTGGGGCGATATTCCTTACTCCGAAGCCCTTGATGGCGCTAATAATAAATCGCCTAAATTCGATACTCAGAAAAGCATTTATGAAGCCATTCAAACACTGCTCGATACAGCTATTGTAAACTTCAATAAATCATACAACGGTCGTAAACCCACAACCGACGACATACTATTTGGTGGTGATATTGCCAAATGGAAAAAAGTAGCATACGCCCTTAAAGCAAGGTATTACATGCACCTTACCAAGCGAGCAGCCGAACTCGATTTTAACCCAGCACAGAAAGCGCTTGAGGCTTGCCAGAATGCCATTTCATCAAGCAGCGACGACATGCTATTCCCTTATGGCTACTCCGCCTCAGAGTATAATCCATTTTATTCATTTGCTCGCTTAGGTTATATAATACCAAACATTTCATTTACTTCGCTTTTAAGCGCCCTGAACGACCCCCGCAAGGATTTCTACTACAAGAAAAAGTTTGGATTGGCAAACCTTGAAAACAGCTACTTTACTTCGCCCAACTCGCCGGTTTTTATGATTACCTACCACGAACTAAAATTCATTGAAGCCGAAGCCCGACTCAGGCTCGATGAAAACGATCCTCTTGCTCAAACGGCCCTCCAGGATGCCACAAGAGCAAACCTCAACAAGATTTGCGGCGATGCGGTGCCACAGGCAACCATTGATAGCTACGTTACTGCAAATGCAAACCTTACAGGCGATTTTGAAAATAAGCTGAAAACCATAATCAGGCAGAAGTACATTGCCATGTTTGCTTCCATTGAAAGCTGGACCGACTACCGCAGAACTGGCTATCCAGTTCTTACTCCAAACCCAAATGGCGATAATCCACAAAATCCGGGTGGAGCAATTCCACGGAGGTTAGCATACCCTCAAACCGAACGACTTTACAATAAAAATTTCCCTACTCCTCTTCCTACCCTGCAGGATAGATTCTGGTGGGACGAGTAG